In Hyphomicrobiales bacterium, the sequence GTATAGCCGACGAGCAGGTTCACCCCCATGCCGTAGAGCGTGTAGATCGCGATCTGGGTGATCAGGCCGACGGGCGCGCCGAGCATCAGCCACAGCCCGGTGAGGGCGCTGAGGACGATACCGACCCAGAGGGCGGGGTGCGTGAGCAGGGTGCTAGGGCTCATTCGAAGCGCTCCCATTTTTCGCCGAAGAGGCCGCGAGGGCGCACGAGCAGGATGGCCGCCATCAGGACGTACATGGCCGCGCCCGACCATTCCGGCTGGAACTGGATGGTCATGGCGATGGTGATGCCGACGAGCAGCCCGGCGATGATCGCACCGGCATAGGAGCCGAGACCGCCGATGGTGACGATGACGAAGGCCGGCATGATCGCGCTCGCCGCCATCGAGGGGGTCACCGTCCAGAGCGGCGCGGCCAGCAGCCCGGCGAGACCGGCGAGCAGGCAGCCGATGCCGAAGACGAAGCTGAACACCACGGGCAGGTTGATGCCGAGGAGGCCGACCATCTCGGCGTCGCGGGAGCCCGCCCGGATGATGCGGCCGAAGGGTGTGTAGGTCAGGAAGGCCCAGAAGGCGATGAGAGCGGCGATCGTCACCAGCAGGACGAAAAGCCGGTATTTGGTCAGCAGGATCGGACCATATTCGACGAAGCCGGCGAGGAAGCGCGGCGCGCTGAAGGGCAGGGGCGCCCCGCCGAAGATCATGCGCAGGATCGCCTCGATCAACAGCGCCAGCGCGAAGGTCAGGATCAGGCCGAGAAGCGGTTCCTTGCCATAGAGATGGCGGATCAGCACGACCTCGACCACCATGCCGATGCCGCCCGTCAGCAGCGGCGCGAGCAGCGCCGCCCACCAGCCGAATTCGCGGGCGAGCACCAGGGCGAGATAGGCGCCGAGCGCGAAGAAGGCGCCATGGGCGAAGTTCACGATGCCGAGCAGGCCGAAGATGATCGACAGCCCGACCGCGATCAGGACGTAGAGAAAACCGAGGATCAGACCGTTGACGGTCTGGGACAGTATCATGTCCAGCATGAAAGGCCGCTCCTGCAAGGATGCGAGGGACGAGCCGGCCGCATGATGCCATGCGGCCGCAGCGACGTCGGGAATGGCTGCCTCAGACGGCGTCCATCTTGCAGGCGCTGCCCGCCTGGTTGCCGAAGGCCTTCT encodes:
- a CDS encoding Branched-chain amino acid ABC transporter permease yields the protein MLDMILSQTVNGLILGFLYVLIAVGLSIIFGLLGIVNFAHGAFFALGAYLALVLAREFGWWAALLAPLLTGGIGMVVEVVLIRHLYGKEPLLGLILTFALALLIEAILRMIFGGAPLPFSAPRFLAGFVEYGPILLTKYRLFVLLVTIAALIAFWAFLTYTPFGRIIRAGSRDAEMVGLLGINLPVVFSFVFGIGCLLAGLAGLLAAPLWTVTPSMAASAIMPAFVIVTIGGLGSYAGAIIAGLLVGITIAMTIQFQPEWSGAAMYVLMAAILLVRPRGLFGEKWERFE